Proteins found in one Macrobrachium nipponense isolate FS-2020 chromosome 35, ASM1510439v2, whole genome shotgun sequence genomic segment:
- the LOC135208688 gene encoding tigger transposable element-derived protein 1-like, with the protein MAPKCPAPAKASGKKPKRHKKVMTLQQKVELLDMLKSQKCFAAVARHYSVNESTVRYIQKKEVEIRKAVNMSCLGSAKMVSTVRDKNIVRMELALAVWIKDCRMKNLPISHTIICEKARQLYQQFLTGGDTEGKDVQEPDFLGFNKEEEEDELEAGSSSAPQGFHASKGWLHRFTKRFQLRNVPLDGEVALADTETFKKIISNNGYRPEQDLAELTKSASEEEDMAGSGKKEEDEGLSFDILCNIMRTLKEVKEKLMARDPYMERAIKFSNGLDGLFRPYTNLLASMKKQTQQLPITSYFSVVKEEPPMPLTNPEVQVVDEAPPEEGKRRPQR; encoded by the exons ATGGCTCCAAAATGCCCTGCACCTGCCAAAGCTTCTGGCAAAAAGCCTAAGCGACACAAGAAGGTCATGACCCTTCAGCAGAAGGTAGAACTTCTGGACATGCTTAAGTCACAGAAATGCTTCGCTGCAGTAGCGCGCCATTATTCAGTGAATGAGAGTACAGTCAG GTACATCCAGAAGAAAGAGGTGGAGATAAGGAAGGCTGTAAATATGAGCTGCTTAGGTAGTGCCAAGATGGTATCAACTGTGCGTGATAAGAACATTGTAAGGATGGAGTTGGCCTTGGCAGTGTGGATAAAAGACTGCCGTATGAAGAACTTGCCCATCAGCCACACCATCATTTGCGAGAAGGCACGTCAACTATACCAGCAGTTTTTGACTGGTGGTGACACTGAGGGCAAAGACGTACAGGAACCAGATTTCTTAGGCTTCaacaaagaggaggaggaggacgagctAGAGGCAGGATCATCGTCAGCTCCTCAAGGTTTTCACGCCAGCAAGGGATGGCTCCACCGTTTCACAAAACGCTTCCAACTGAGGAATGTTCCTCTGGATGGTGAAGTGGCATTGGCAGACACAGAGACCTTCAAGAAGATCATAAGCAATAATGGCTACCGTCCAGAACAG GATTTGGCAGAGCTGACAAAGTCTGCCAGTGAGGAAGAAGACATGGCAGGTTcagggaagaaggaagaggatgaGGGCCTTTCTTTTGACATTCTGTGCAATATTATGAGGACGCTCAAGGAGGTGAAGGAGAAGTTAATGGCACGGGATCCTTATATGGAACGCGCCATAAAGTTCAGTAATGGCCTTGATGGGTTATTTAGGCCATATACAAACCTCCTAGCCAGCATGAAGAAGCAGACACAACAGTTGCCCATCACCAGTTATTTCTCGGTGGTGAAGGAGGAACCCCCAATGCCTCTCACAAACCCTGAAGTGCAAGTGGTGGACGAAGCGCCCCCTGAAGAAGGGAAGAGGCGCCCCCAGAGGTGA